One genomic segment of Mangifera indica cultivar Alphonso chromosome 6, CATAS_Mindica_2.1, whole genome shotgun sequence includes these proteins:
- the LOC123218437 gene encoding protein SRG1-like: MLSSQSHLEDSEFSMLSVQELIKDPNITVPNNYYRPDQEPLKLLNGNDHFPAIPTIDLERLVSKEHTELELEKLEATCKEWGIFQLVNHGVSSSLLEKLKLEIQEFCELPVEDKMKFKIKPGEFEGYGSLVRSDGKLDWGDRLFMITNPVHRRKPYLFPELPSSLRNTLECYFQELQNLSKILLGMIAKNLKMEIKEMEELFEDGMQLVRLNYYPPCSEPEVVMGIIPHSDATGITILHQVNGVDGLQIKKDGVWIPLSIPPEAFVINLGDILEIISNGVYQSIEHRVTINSEKERISVAFFVNPRFDAEIGPARSLINPKNPPLFKKIRTEDYVKGSSSLKLNGQKYLANMKIENVKACSTIIE; this comes from the exons ATGTTATCATCTCAGTCACACCTTGAGGACTCTGAATTCTCCATGCTTAGCGTTCAGGAGCTCATCAAAGACCCCAACATCACTGTGCCAAACAACTACTATCGTCCCGATCAAGAGCCTCTAAAACTCTTAAACGGGAACGATCACTTCCCTGCAATCCCCACCATTGACTTGGAACGTTTGGTTTCCAAGGAACACACAGAGCTTGAGCTAGAGAAGTTGGAGGCAACGTGCAAAGAATGGGGTATCTTTCAG TTGGTGAACCATGGAGTCAGCTCTTCACTGCTGGAGAAGCTGAAACTTGAGATCCAAGAATTTTGTGAGCTTCCTGTTGAAGACAAAATGAAATTCAAGATAAAACCAGGTGAGTTTGAAGGGTATGGATCCCTTGTTCGATCCGACGGAAAACTTGATTGGGGTGACAGGTTGTTTATGATAACCAACCCGGTTCACAGGAGAAAACCATACCTCTTTCCAGAGCTCCCTTCATCATTAAG GAATACTTTAGAGTGTTACTTCCAGGAATTGCAAAATCTGTCCAAAATACTGCTTGGGATGATAGCAAAGAATCTGAAGATGGAGATCAAAGAAATGGAAGAACTGTTTGAAGATGGCATGCAATTAGTAAGGTTGAATTATTATCCTCCATGTTCAGAACCAGAGGTGGTTATGGGTATTATTCCTCACTCTGATGCCACTGGCATCACTATCTTGCATCAAGTTAATGGAGTTGACGGCCTTCAGATTAAAAAGGATGGCGTTTGGATTCCTCTTAGCATCCCTCCTGAAGCTTTTGTAATAAACTTGGGAGATATTCTTGAG ATTATAAGTAACGGAGTCTATCAAAGCATTGAGCACAGGGTAACGATAAACTCAGAGAAAGAGAGGATATCAGTTGCCTTTTTCGTCAACCCAAGGTTCGATGCAGAGATTGGACCAGCGAGAAGCctgataaaccctaaaaacccacCATTGTTCAAGAAAATAAGGACAGAAGATTACGTCAAAGGTTCCTCCTCCCTGAAGCTCAATGGACAAAAATACTTGGCCAACATGAAGATTGAAAATGTGAAAGCATGCAGCACGATAATTGAATAA
- the LOC123219495 gene encoding protein SRG1-like: protein MWRYALQFVLEATLMKMASSQPHIENCEFSMASLQELIKDPNITVPNNYYRPDQEPLKLLNGNDNFPATPTIDLERLVSKEHTELELEKLEATCKEWGIFQLVNHGVSSSLMEKLKLEIQEFCELPVEDKMKFKIKKGEFEGYGSLARSDGKLDWGDRLFMITNPVHRRKPYLFPELPSSLRNTLECYFQELQNLSKILLGMIAKNLKMEIKEMEELFEDGMQSVRLNYYPPCSEPEVVMGILPHSDVSGITILHQVNGVDGLQIKKEGVWIPLSILPEAFVINLGDILEMISNGVYQSIEHRGSINSEKERISVAFFVNPRFDAEIGPASSLISPENPPLFKKIRMEDYVTGFSSLKLNGKKYLANLKIESGEGTQHDN, encoded by the exons ATGTGGAGGTATGCACTACAGTTTGTGCTTGAAGCGACATTGATGAAAATGGCATCATCTCAGCCACACATTGAGAACTGTGAATTCTCTATGGCTAGCCTTCAGGAACTCATCAAAGACCCCAACATCACTGTGCCAAACAACTACTATCGCCCCGATCAAGAGCCTCTAAAACTCTTAAACGGGAACGATAACTTTCCTGCAACCCCCACCATTGACTTGGAACGTTTGGTTTCCAAGGAACACACAGAGCTTGAGCTAGAGAAGTTGGAGGCAACGTGCAAAGAATGGGGTATCTTTCAG TTGGTGAACCATGGAGTCAGCTCTTCACTGATGGAGAAGCTGAAACTTGAGATCCAGGAATTTTGTGAGCTTCCTGTTGAAGACAAAATGAAATTCAAGATAAAAAAAGGTGAGTTTGAAGGATATGGATCCCTTGCTCGATCCGATGGAAAACTTGATTGGGGTGACAGGTTGTTTATGATAACCAACCCGGTTCACAGGAGAAAACCATACCTCTTTCCAGAGCTCCCTTCATCATTAAG GAATACTTTAGAGTGTTACTTCCAGGAATTGCAAAATCTGTCCAAAATACTGCTTGGGATGATAGCAAAGAATCTGAAGATGGAGATAAAAGAAATGGAAGAACTGTTTGAGGATGGGATGCAATCAGTAAGGTTGAATTATTATCCTCCATGTTCAGAACCAGAGGTGGTTATGGGTATTCTTCCTCACTCTGATGTCAGTGGCATCACTATTTTGCATCAAGTTAATGGAGTTGACGGCCTTCAGATTAAAAAGGAAGGCGTTTGGATTCCTCTCAGCATCCTTCCTGAAGCCTTTGTAATCAACTTGGGGGATATTCTAGAG ATGATCAGTAATGGAGTTTATCAGAGCATAGAGCATAGGGGATCAATAAACTCAGAGAAAGAGAGGATATCGGTTGCTTTTTTCGTCAACCCAAGGTTCGATGCAGAGATTGGACCAGCAAGCAGCCTGATAAGCCCTGAAAACCCACCATTATTCAAGAAAATAAGGATGGAAGATTACGTTACAGGTTTCTCCTCCCTGAAGCTTAACGGTAAAAAATACTTGGCCAACTTGAAGATTGAAAGTGGTGAAGGCACGCAGCACGATAACTGA
- the LOC123219016 gene encoding universal stress protein A-like protein, which produces MADQERTDILVAVNKSSEKGYPNPSKRSKVAFEWILENIVRTNVDRFGLFILHVHQPYPPDAEYEEALEMLDYFDNKCLQIGVAHLSWTAPGDDPKVVICEEAQRIGADLLVLGIRKRASIRRFFNRGESAAEYCIKHTDCPVITANKKATQRHIAL; this is translated from the exons ATGGCCGACCAGGAGAGGACTGACATATTGGTGGCGGTGAACAAGTCCAGCGAGAAAGGGTATCCTAACCCCTCGAAACGCAGCAAGGTAGCCTTCGAATGGATCCTCGAGAACATTGTTCGAACTAACGTTGATCGTTTCGGCCTTTTTATCCTCCACGTCCACCAACCATACCCTC CTGATGCAGAATATGAAGAGGCGCTTGAGATGCtggattattttgataataaatgtCTTCAGATTGGG GTGGCTCATTTATCTTGGACCGCTCCAGGGGATGACCCTAAAGTAGTTATTTGCGAAGAAGCGCAAAGAATCGGCGCGGATCTCCTCGTCTTGGGAATTAGAAAACGTGCTTCAATACGGAG GTTTTTTAATCGGGGCGAGAGCGCTGCTGAATACTGTATAAAGCATACTGATTGTCCTGTTATCACTGCTAATAAAAAGGCAACTCAAAGGCATATTGCCCTTTAG
- the LOC123219616 gene encoding protein SRG1-like has protein sequence MASSQPHLENSEFPILSLQELIKDPNITVPKNYHRPDQEPLKLLNENDHFPAIPTIDLDRLVSKEHTELEQEKLEATCKEWGIFQLVNHGVSFSLLEKLKLEIQEFFKLPVEDKMKFKIKPGEFEGYGSLVRSDGKLDWGDRLLMITNPVHRRKPYLFPELPSSLRNTLECYFQELQNLSKILLGMIAKNLKMEIKEMEELFEDGMQSVRLNYYPPCSKPEVVMGIIPHSDATGITILHQVNGVDGLQIKKGGVWIPLSILPEAFVINLGDILEIISNGVYQSIEHRASINTEKERISVAFFVNPRFDAEIGPTSGLISPENPPLFKKIGMEDYVKGFSSLKLNGKKYLANMKIENGEGMQHDN, from the exons ATGGCATCATCTCAGCCTCACCTTGAGAACTCTGAGTTCCCCATACTTAGCCTTCAGGAACTCATCAAAGATCCCAACATTACTGTGCCAAAAAACTACCATCGTCCCGATCAAGAGCCTCTAAAACTCTTAAACGAGAACGATCACTTCCCTGCAATCCCCACCATTGACCTGGATCGTTTGGTTTCCAAGGAACACACAGAGCTTGAGCAAGAGAAGCTGGAAGCAACGTGCAAGGAATGGGGTATCTTTCAG TTGGTGAACCATGGAGTCAGCTTTTCACTGCTGGAGAAGCTGAAACTTGAGATCCAAGAATTTTTTAAGCTTCCTGTTGAAGACAAAATGAAATTCAAGATAAAACCAGGTGAGTTTGAAGGGTATGGATCCCTTGTTCGATCCGACGGAAAACTTGATTGGGGTGACAGGTTGCTTATGATAACCAACCCGGTTCACAGGAGAAAACCATACCTCTTTCCAGAGCTCCCTTCATCCTTAAG GAATACTTTAGAGTGTTACTTCCAGGAATTGCAAAATCTGTCCAAAATACTACTTGGGATGATAGCGAAGAATCTGAAGATGGAGATTAAAGAAATGGAAGAATTGTTTGAGGATGGGATGCAATCAGTGAGGTTGAATTATTATCCTCCATGTTCAAAACCAGAGGTGGTTATGGGTATTATTCCTCACTCTGATGCCACTGGAATCACTATTTTGCATCAAGTTAATGGAGTTGACGGCCTTCAGATTAAAAAGGGCGGCGTTTGGATTCCTCTTAGCATCCTTCCTGAAGCTTTTGTAATAAACTTGGGAGATATTCTAGAG ATTATAAGTAACGGAGTCTATCAGAGCATTGAGCATAGGGCATCGATAAACACAGAGAAAGAGAGGATATCAGTTGCTTTTTTCGTCAACCCAAGGTTCGATGCAGAGATTGGACCAACAAGCGGCCTGATAAGCCCTGAAAACCCACCATTATTCAAGAAAATAGGGATGGAAGATTACGTTAAAGGTTTCTCCTCCCTGAAGCTCAATGGAAAAAAATACTTGGCCAACATGAAGATTGAAAATGGTGAAGGCATGCAGCACGATAACTGA